A single Oncorhynchus nerka isolate Pitt River linkage group LG10, Oner_Uvic_2.0, whole genome shotgun sequence DNA region contains:
- the LOC115136207 gene encoding gamma-aminobutyric acid receptor subunit alpha-6-like, translating to MEIITVDHGFVAVECLRGMAFVFNCFFLSCVSNVWGNHVKSTQTENIYLDNITRVLDRLLDGYDNRLRPGFGGPVTEVKTDIFVTSFGPVSDVEMEYTMDVFFRQTWIDERLKFEGPIEILRLNNLMVSKIWTPDTFFRNGKRSISHNMTTPNKLFRIMQNGTILYTMRLTINAECPMRLMNFPMDGHACPLKFGSYAYPMSEIVYTWKKGPLFSVEVPEESSSLLQYDLIGQTVSSERLKSNTGEYVVMTVHFHLQRKMGFFLIQTYIPCIMTVILAQVSFWINKESVPARTVFGITTVLTMTTLSISARHSLPKVSYATAMDWFIAVCFAFVFSALIEFAAVNYFSTLQANRELRKAASIKAAQEAAEAGRTDGESSSDASSMLKKRMNSTPHFERPAEVFPNPPVNAQAFLQQGSAVPSNNLLTGTSIIDKYSRILFPLSFGAFNLVYWIVYLTKDTMEMTRDSV from the exons ATGGAAATTATAACAGTTGACCACGGCTTTGTGGCTGTGGAGTGTTTACGAGGCATGGCTTTCgttttcaattgtttttttctgtCCTG TGTGAGCAATGTTTGGGGAAATCATGTGAAATCAACGCAAACTGAGAATATCTATTTGGATAACATCACGCGTGTATTGGATAGATTACTAGATGGATATGACAACAGACTGCGACCTGGATTTGGAG GTCCAGTTACTGAGGTCAAAACAGACATCTTTGTCACAAGCTTTGGTCCAGTGTCAGATGTTGAGATG GAGTACACCATGGATGTATTCTTCCGTCAAACGTGGATTGACGAGAGGTTGAAATTCGAGGGCCCCATCGAGATTCTGCGTCTCAACAACCTCATGGTCAGCAAGATCTGGACGCCAGACACATTCTTCCGGAACGGCAAGAGGTCCATCTCTCACAACATGACCACTCCCAACAAGCTGTTCCGCATCATGCAGAACGGAACTATCCTCTACACTATGAG ATTGACGATAAATGCAGAGTGTCCCATGAGACTGATGAACTTCCCCATGGATGGCCATGCCTGTCCTCTCAAGTTTGGTAGCT ATGCCTACcctatgagtgaaattgtgtacaCATGGAAAAAAGGACCACTGTTCTCTGTGGAAGTCCCAGAGGAGTCCTCCAGCTTGCTACAGTACGATCTAATAGGACAGACAGTGTCCAGTGAGAGGTTAAAATCCAACACTG GTGAATATGTAGTCATGACTGTTCACTTCCACCTGCAAAGGAAGATGGGCTTCTTCTTGATTCAGACATACATCCCCTGTATCATGACCGTGATCCTGGCTCAGGTCTCTTTTTGGATCAATAAGGAATCGGTTCCTGCACGAACTGTATTCG GCATTACCACAGTGCTTACCATGACCACACTCAGCATCAGTGCCCGCCACTCTTTGCCCAAAGTCTCTTACGCCACGGCCATGGACTGGTTCATCGCTGTGTGTTTCGCCTTCGTCTTCTCAGCCCTCATTGAGTTTGCAGCAGTCAACTACTTCTCCACGCTGCAGGCCAACCGGGAGCTCCGCAAGGCGGCCTCCATTAAGGCAGCCCAGGAGGCAGCAGAGGCCGGGAGGACCGACGGGGAGTCCTCTTCG GACGCCAGCAGTATGCTGAAGAAGAGGATGAACTCTACGCCTCACTTTGAGAGGCCAGCGGAGGTGTTCCCTAACCCTCCAGTGAATGCCCAGGCCTTCCTCCAGCAAGGCTCAGCTGTGCCGTCCAACAACTTACTGACAGGCACCAGCATCATAGACAAGTACTCTCgcatcctcttccctctgtcgTTCGGGGCCTTCAACCTGGTGTACTGGATCGTCTATCTCACCAAGGACACCATggagatgacaag GGACAGCGTGTGA